A portion of the Pseudorasbora parva isolate DD20220531a chromosome 1, ASM2467924v1, whole genome shotgun sequence genome contains these proteins:
- the senp3b gene encoding sentrin-specific protease 3b, with product MRDSGGSLAQNRWQGELSLTVSQEASSVGGMGGGLMDPNSPPKATSPIHLKLGHKERIWTGEYIEPVEVDEEVGFDENEEDMEEEEEQEEEEIDSECAPWEEKDEMDDWQMPFESQPQVMLANKYWQQMSSHEGRANFQAKDFPENPFQIRLHGLRQQRLKRWRRLRSSARLRNRLVQNWKMWRQRAQWVGTLGYRRARRWRQYSLYASKRRELGCETLSSSQTGLETSSGGEKENIFFGLNGYLGDSQSHSVVTGVREYLSIPMKPTTQKMEMVLTEEHRAYVQGLLDEYLRKYGSLIPVHPDDIVEELQGIFNEDFSQTHRKVVVQHIIQSYQRSPGTAMVKGFRVNYKRHVLTMDDLSTLYGQNWLNDQVMNMYGDLVMDSVPEKVHFFNSFFYDKLRTKGYDGVKRWTKNVDIFQKDLLLIPIHLEVHWSLVSVDIKQRSITYFDSQRTLNRRCPKHIFKYLQAEAMIKDKRDFLTGWKGFFKMNVGRQNNDSDCGAFVLQYCKCLALGQPFSFRQQDMPKLRRLMYKELCHCKLSL from the exons ATGAGAGACAGTGGTGGAAGCCTGGCTCAGAACCGCTGGCAAGGGGAACTCTCCTTGACTGTGAGCCAGGAGGCCAGCAGTGTTGGGGGCATGGGAGGTGGTCTAATGGATCCAAACTCCCCTCCCAAAGCCACCAGCCCCATTCATCTCAAACTAGGTCACAAGGAGCGAATCTGGACTGGAGAGTACATAGAGCCAGTAGAAGTTGATGAAGAGGTTGGGTTTGATGAGAATGAAGAAGAtatggaggaagaagaagagcAGGAAGAGGAAGAGATTGATTCTGAATGTGCTCCCTGGGAAGAGAAAGATGAAATGGATGACTGGCAAATGCCATTTGAATCACAACCACAAGTCATGCTCGCTAATAAATATTGGCAGCAAATGTCCTCACATGAAGGGAGGGCCAATTTTCAAGCTAAAGACTTTCCAGAGAATCCCTTCCAGATTCGACTTCATGGACTTAGGCAGCAAAGACTGAAGCGCTGGCGACGACTACGGTCTAGTGCGAGGTTACGCAACCGGCTTGTGCAGAATTGGAAAATGTGGAGACAGCGGGCGCAGTGGGTCGGCACCTTAGGGTATCGACGGGCAAGGAGGTGGCGCCAGTACAGCCTTTATGCCAGCAAGAGACGAGAACTGGGATGTGAAACCTTGAGCTCATCGCAGACAGGCTTGGAGACATCAAGTGGTGGAGAAAAGG aaaatatattttttggtcTCAATGGTTATCTTGGGGATTCTCAGTCACATTCAGTAGTGACTGGGGTTCGGGAATATCTTTCTATACCCATGAAGCCCACCACTCAAAAGATGGAGATGGTCCTAACAGAGGAGCACAGGGCTTATGTCCAAG gTCTTCTTGACGAATACCTCCGAAAGTATGGAAGTCTCATTCCTGTACATCCCGATGATATTGTTGAGGAACTGCAGGGCATCTTCAATGAGGACTTCTCTCAGACTCACAG GAAAGTTGTGGTGCAACATATAATTCAGTCCTACCAAAGATCACCAGGGACTGCCATGGTGAAAGGGTTCCGGGTGAATTACAAGCGCCATGTTCTCACAATGGATGATCTAAGCACCCTCTATGGACAGAATTGGCTTAATGACCAG GTCATGAACATGTATGGAGACCTTGTGATGGATTCAGTGCCTGAAAAG GTGCACTTCTTCAACAGTTTCTTTTATGACAAGTTGAGGACAAAAGGTTATGATGGAGTGAAAAGGTGGACAAAGAAT GTGGACATCTTCCAGAAGGATCTTTTGTTGATTCCCATTCATCTAGAAGTGCACTGGTCGTTGGTCTCTGTTGATATTAAACAGCGCTCCATCACATACTTCGATTCACAGCGAACTCTTAATCGCCGTTGCCCCAAG catatttttaaataccTGCAGGCAGAAGCCATGATAAAAGACAAAAGAGACTTTCTCACAGGGTGGAAAGGCTTTTTTAAAATG aatgTTGGCAGACAGAATAATGACAGTGACTGTGGTGCATTTGTTCTGCAG TACTGCAAGTGTCTCGCATTGGGTCAGCCCTTCAGCTTCCGTCAGCAGGACATGCCCAAGCTGAGAAGACTTATGTACAAGGAACTGTGTCATTGCAAGCTCTCACTGTGA
- the eif4a1a gene encoding eukaryotic translation initiation factor 4A1A isoform X1 — MSSEHEDRPRDNGPEGMEPDGIIESNWKEIVDSFDDMNLREALLRGIYAYGFEKPSAIQQRAILPCIKGYDVIAQAQSGTGKTATFAISILQQVDVELKATQAMVLAPTRELAQQIQKVVLALGDYMGATCHACIGGTNVRNDVQKLQADVPHIVVGTPGRVFDMLNRRYLSPKYIKMFALDEADEMLSRGFKDQIYEIFQKLATDTQVILLSATMPQEVLEVTTKFMRDPIRILVKKEELTLEGIRQFYINVEKEEWKLDTLCDLYETLTITQAVIFINTRRKVDWLTEKMHARDFTVSALHGDMEQKERDVIMKEFRSGSSRVLITTDLLARGIDVQQVSLVINYDLPTNRENYIHRIGRGGRFGRKGVAINMITEDDKRTLRDIETFYNTTVEEMPMNVADLI, encoded by the exons ATGTCGTCTGAACATGAAGATAG ACCCAGAGACAATGGCCCTGAGGGGATGGAGCCAGATGGTATCATTGAG agcaACTGGAAAGAGATTGTCGATAGTTTTGATGATATGAATCTGCGAGAGGCTCTTCTCAGAGGAATCTATGCTTATGGTTTTGAGAAACCTTCTGCCATTCAGCAGAGGGCAATTCTCCCTTGTATCAAGG GTTATGATGTCATTGCACAAGCTCAGTCTGGCACAGGAAAGACTGCCACGTTTGCAATCTCCATTCTGCAGCAGGTTGATGTGGAGCTGAAAGCTACACAAGCCATGGTGCTGGCTCCTACCAGAGAGCTGGCCCAACAG ATTCAGAAGGTGGTCCTGGCTCTTGGAGACTACATGGGGGCAACCTGCCatgcctgcattggtggcaccAACGTCCGTAATGACGTTCAGAAGCTTCAGGCTGATGTGCCCCACATAGTGGTTGGGACCCCTGGCCGTGTGTTTGACATGCTTAACCGAAGATATCTCT CTCCTAAATATATAAAGATGTTTGCGCTGGATGAGGCAGATGAAATGTTGAGCCGTGGTTTCAAGGACCAAATCTATGAGATCTTTCAGAAGTTGGCCACAGATACTCAG GTGATTCTTTTGTCTGCCACCATGCCTCAGGAGGTGCTGGAGGTGACTACAAAGTTCATGAGAGATCCTATTCGTATCCTAGTTAAGAAAGAAGAGCTGACCCTTGAGGGTATCCGACAGTTCTACATCAATGTTGAGAAGGAG GAGTGGAAGTTGGACACATTGTGTGATCTTTATGAAACCCTGACCATCACTCAGGCTGTAATCTTCATCAACACTCGCCGAAAGGTGGACTGGCTGACTGAGAAAATGCATGCGAGGGACTTCACTGTTTCTGCACTG CATGGTGACATGGAGCAGAAGGAGAGAGACGTCATCATGAAAGAGTTCCGTTCTGGCTCCAGCCGAGTCCTCATTACTACTGACCTGCTG GCTAGAGGCATTGATGTACAGCAGGTTTCCCTGGTTATTAACTATGACCTCCCAACCAACCGGGAGAACTATATTCACAG AATTGGACGTGGTGGACGTTTCGGCAGAAAGGGTGTTGCTATCAACATGATCACCGAAGATGACAAGCGCACACTCCGAGACATTGAAACCTTCTACAATACTACTGTGGAGGAAATGCCCATGAACGTTGCTGATCTGATCTAA
- the eif4a1a gene encoding eukaryotic translation initiation factor 4A1A isoform X2: MEPDGIIESNWKEIVDSFDDMNLREALLRGIYAYGFEKPSAIQQRAILPCIKGYDVIAQAQSGTGKTATFAISILQQVDVELKATQAMVLAPTRELAQQIQKVVLALGDYMGATCHACIGGTNVRNDVQKLQADVPHIVVGTPGRVFDMLNRRYLSPKYIKMFALDEADEMLSRGFKDQIYEIFQKLATDTQVILLSATMPQEVLEVTTKFMRDPIRILVKKEELTLEGIRQFYINVEKEEWKLDTLCDLYETLTITQAVIFINTRRKVDWLTEKMHARDFTVSALHGDMEQKERDVIMKEFRSGSSRVLITTDLLARGIDVQQVSLVINYDLPTNRENYIHRIGRGGRFGRKGVAINMITEDDKRTLRDIETFYNTTVEEMPMNVADLI; this comes from the exons ATGGAGCCAGATGGTATCATTGAG agcaACTGGAAAGAGATTGTCGATAGTTTTGATGATATGAATCTGCGAGAGGCTCTTCTCAGAGGAATCTATGCTTATGGTTTTGAGAAACCTTCTGCCATTCAGCAGAGGGCAATTCTCCCTTGTATCAAGG GTTATGATGTCATTGCACAAGCTCAGTCTGGCACAGGAAAGACTGCCACGTTTGCAATCTCCATTCTGCAGCAGGTTGATGTGGAGCTGAAAGCTACACAAGCCATGGTGCTGGCTCCTACCAGAGAGCTGGCCCAACAG ATTCAGAAGGTGGTCCTGGCTCTTGGAGACTACATGGGGGCAACCTGCCatgcctgcattggtggcaccAACGTCCGTAATGACGTTCAGAAGCTTCAGGCTGATGTGCCCCACATAGTGGTTGGGACCCCTGGCCGTGTGTTTGACATGCTTAACCGAAGATATCTCT CTCCTAAATATATAAAGATGTTTGCGCTGGATGAGGCAGATGAAATGTTGAGCCGTGGTTTCAAGGACCAAATCTATGAGATCTTTCAGAAGTTGGCCACAGATACTCAG GTGATTCTTTTGTCTGCCACCATGCCTCAGGAGGTGCTGGAGGTGACTACAAAGTTCATGAGAGATCCTATTCGTATCCTAGTTAAGAAAGAAGAGCTGACCCTTGAGGGTATCCGACAGTTCTACATCAATGTTGAGAAGGAG GAGTGGAAGTTGGACACATTGTGTGATCTTTATGAAACCCTGACCATCACTCAGGCTGTAATCTTCATCAACACTCGCCGAAAGGTGGACTGGCTGACTGAGAAAATGCATGCGAGGGACTTCACTGTTTCTGCACTG CATGGTGACATGGAGCAGAAGGAGAGAGACGTCATCATGAAAGAGTTCCGTTCTGGCTCCAGCCGAGTCCTCATTACTACTGACCTGCTG GCTAGAGGCATTGATGTACAGCAGGTTTCCCTGGTTATTAACTATGACCTCCCAACCAACCGGGAGAACTATATTCACAG AATTGGACGTGGTGGACGTTTCGGCAGAAAGGGTGTTGCTATCAACATGATCACCGAAGATGACAAGCGCACACTCCGAGACATTGAAACCTTCTACAATACTACTGTGGAGGAAATGCCCATGAACGTTGCTGATCTGATCTAA